A genomic window from Nicotiana sylvestris chromosome 11, ASM39365v2, whole genome shotgun sequence includes:
- the LOC104214121 gene encoding G-type lectin S-receptor-like serine/threonine-protein kinase At1g11330, with product MACKNIFILFFFHTILQSQLHNSIAAENWIKAGYYQANDITYSPNIQSINSTLYTHLIYGFANIDFNTSTDQMIVSISDDEQLKNFNTIVKKKNPSLKTLLSIGGKDQSSYDSGIYLLMSSTYFPGRKFFIESSIKIARLYGFDGLDFCWISPSSSQEMTNLGTLLDDWRIAIDFESKNSKKSQLLLTMAVQYTPWIQDLSFPIESMRKYLDWVHVFAFDYYDPASTNNTSPVAALYDSNSDLNTDYGINAWIKSGFPTQKLVLGLPFYGYVWTLVSPKDNKISATGTGPGPKDYSFGAEAENEPFSSISSWLRFNDIKRGMIKYRANNASYNASYVMNYVSVGTCWVGFDDVEAVKTKVAYAKEKHLRGYFAWEVSYDWNSVLSQAAAGEVEDIQEGVTDQSGILHKKKKLNRVILILIPIGAVLILLLLVFTLWCLRRRQLFKFQGRIPRNKIGSKNEDRRGGESSNLHVFSFEEMKAATNNFSVDNELGRGGYGPVYKGKLRNGQEIAVKRLSETSTQGLEEFENEVILTAKLQHINLVKVVGFCIERKEKMLIYEYMPNKSLDYYIYNKVRRLLLNWEKRVQVIEGIIQGLLYLQEYSRLTIIHRDLKASNILLDIDMKPKISDFGMARIFKKDEVEANTLRVVGTMGYIPPEYVEQGIYSTKSDVFSFGVLLLQIISGKKNTCLHGPDENLNLLEYAYEMWRDGKGMEFMDPSLDDTTSSCKLLKCMQISLLCVQKDPMERPTMLEVSYLLKDMNLAMNSPKRPAFSTREDEEVGNSNGSVQEIGDVDTATITQLVAR from the exons ATGGCATGCAAAAacattttcattcttttcttcttccacACAATTCTCCAATCTCAACTACACAATTCCATAGCAGCAGAAAATTGGATAAAAGCTGGTTATTATCAAGCTAATGATATAACTTACTCTCCCAATATTCAAAGCATAAATTCAACTCTTTACACTCACCTCATCTATGGCTTTGCTAATATTGACTTCAATACATCTACAGACCAAATGATTGTCTCAATATCAGATGATGAACAATTGAAAAACTTCAATACCATTGTCAAGAAAAAAAATCCATCTCTTAAAACTCTTTTATCAATTGGTGGAAAAGACCAATCTTCTTATGACTCAGGTATTTATTTATTAATGTCCAGTACCTATTTTCCTGGTAGAAAATTCTTCATTGAATCTTCCATCAAAATCGCTCGTCTTTATGGATTTGATGGACTAGATTTTTGTTGGATTTCACCTAGTTCGTCACAAGAAATGACAAATTTGGGTACCCTTTTGGATGATTGGAGAATTGCTATTGATTTCGAGTCAAAGAACTCGAAAAAATCACAACTTTTATTAACCATGGCTGTTCAATATACACCCTGGATTCAAGATTTGAGTTTCCCAATTGAGTCAATGAGGAAATATTTAGATTGGGTACATGTTTTTGCATTTGATTATTATGATCCAGCGTCAACAAATAATACATCTCCAGTTGCAGCATTATACGATTCGAATAGTGATTTGAACACTGATTATGGTATAAATGCTTGGATTAAATCAGGTTTTCCTACACAAAAACTTGTGTTAGGATTACCCTTTTATGGTTATGTATGGACGTTGGTTAGTCCTAAAGATAATAAAATTAGCGCGACGGGGACAGGGCCGGGGCCTAAAGATTATTCGTTTGGTGCTGAAGCTGAAAATGAGCCGTTTTCGAGTATAAGTAGTTGGTTAAGATTCAATGATATTAAGAGAGGTATGATAAAATATCGAGCTAATAATGCGTCGTATAATGCAAGTTATGTGATGAATTATGTCTCTGTTGGGACATGTTGGGTTGGTTTTGATGATGTTGAGGCAGTGAAAACCAAAGTTGCATATGCAAAAGAGAAGCATTTGAGAGGCTATTTTGCATGGGAAGTCTCATATGATTGGAATTCTGTTCTTTCTCAGGCTGCTGCAGGAG aagttgaagatatACAAGAAGGAGTAACTGATCAATCAGGAATACTGCACAAGAAGAAAAAACTCAACCGAGTGATTCTCATTTTGATTCCAATTGGAGCAGTATTGATCTTGTTGTTGCTTGTTTTTACACTgtggtgtcttagaaggagacaACTATTTAAGTTCCAAG GAAGAATACCGAGGAACAAAATTGGAAGCAAAAATGAAGATAGAAGAGGGGGAGAGAGCAGCAATTTGCATGTATTCAGTTTTGAAGAGATGAAGGCAGCTACAAATAATTTTTCAGTTGACAATGAGCTTGGCCGAGGTGGATATGGACCTGTTTACAAG GGAAAGTTGAGAAATGGGCAAGAAATAGCTGTGAAAAGGCTCTCAGAAACTTCTACTCAAGgattggaagagtttgaaaatgAAGTGATCCTTACAGCAAAATTACAACATATAAATCTTGTAAAAGTTGTGGGTTTTTGcattgaaagaaaagagaagatgttGATCTATGAATATATGCCCAACAAGAGCTTGGACTACTACATTTATA ATAAAGTCAGAAGATTACTTCTAAATTGGGAAAAGCGAGTTCAAGTAATTGAAGGCATTATTCAAGGGCTCCTATACCTCCAAGAATATTCAAGATTAACAATTATTCATAGGGATTTGAAAGCCAGCAATATTTTATTGGATATTGATATGAAACCAAAGATTTCTGACTTTGGAATGGCAAGAATATTTAAGAAGGATGAAGTTGAAGCAAATACCCTAAGAGTAGTTGGAACAAT GGGTTATATTCCACCTGAATATGTGGAACAAGGCATCTATTCAACAAAATCTGATGTTTTCAGTTTTGGAGTACTTCTTCTTCAAATCATAAGTGGAAAGAAGAATACATGCCTACATGGTCCAGATGAAAACTTGAACCTTCTTGAATAT GCATATGAGATGTGGAGAGATGGTAAAGGCATGGAGTTTATGGATCCATCACTAGATGATACAACCTCATCTTGTAAACTATTGAAATGCATGCAAATTTCTCTATTATGTGTCCAAAAAGATCCAATGGAAAGGCCTACAATGTTAGAAGTTTCTTATTTGTTAAAAGATATGAATTTAGCTATGAATTCTCCAAAGAGGCCTGCATTTTCTACGAGGGAAGATGAAGAAGTTGGTAATTCAAATGGCTCAGTGCAGGAAATTGGAGACGTTGACACTGCAACAATTACACAATTGGTTGCACGATAA